A region from the Beduinella massiliensis genome encodes:
- a CDS encoding undecaprenyl phosphate translocase family protein, which produces MRKETFSTVLKGVCVGGSMTVPGVSGGSMAMILGIYDRLISSVSSLSKDFRGNLSFLLRFLLGSALGMALFAHPLLLLIQRYPRPMLFFFIGAVAGGVPMILQKAQVRSPGAQTVLCPLAGAACVLALSLLPEGLFQAQAGLAGLLLEVAAGAVALVLPGISVSYMLLMMGLYDRVLQNIAAFNVPALLPLAAGLVLGILATTRTLERAMNQAPRPTYLLILGFVLGSVAEVFPGLPVGAAEWVICPLMAAGGYCAIDLIARGSEARAQGGAKRDPIA; this is translated from the coding sequence ATGCGAAAGGAAACCTTTTCGACGGTGCTGAAAGGCGTCTGTGTCGGCGGCTCGATGACCGTACCGGGCGTCAGCGGCGGCTCCATGGCCATGATTCTGGGGATATACGACCGGCTGATCTCCTCGGTCAGCTCGCTTTCAAAGGATTTCAGGGGGAATCTTTCGTTTCTCCTGCGCTTCCTGCTGGGTAGCGCGCTGGGCATGGCGCTCTTCGCCCATCCCCTGCTCCTGCTCATCCAGCGTTACCCGCGTCCTATGCTCTTCTTCTTCATCGGCGCGGTGGCGGGCGGCGTGCCGATGATCCTTCAAAAAGCGCAGGTACGCTCGCCGGGTGCGCAGACCGTGCTCTGCCCGCTCGCAGGGGCCGCCTGTGTGCTGGCGCTCTCGCTCTTGCCGGAGGGCCTCTTTCAGGCGCAGGCAGGGCTCGCGGGGCTGCTGCTCGAGGTCGCGGCCGGCGCCGTCGCGCTGGTTCTGCCGGGCATCAGCGTGTCGTACATGCTGCTCATGATGGGGCTGTACGACCGGGTGCTCCAAAACATCGCGGCCTTTAACGTACCGGCGCTGCTGCCGCTGGCGGCTGGCCTCGTCCTCGGCATCCTCGCGACCACCCGCACGCTGGAGCGCGCGATGAACCAGGCCCCCCGGCCGACCTACCTGCTGATCCTCGGCTTCGTCCTGGGCTCCGTGGCAGAGGTCTTCCCGGGGCTTCCCGTGGGCGCCGCGGAGTGGGTGATCTGCCCGCTGATGGCTGCGGGCGGCTACTGCGCCATCGATTTGATCGCGCGCGGAAGCGAAGCGAGGGCGCAGGGCGGCGCGAAACGAGACCCCATCGCCTGA
- a CDS encoding CapA family protein — MRWTGRGRQDALRGLLLALCLLLAPCMARAQVRISFAGDCTLGTNRGLEGRAEHFVKRVEKEGFDWPFLAVKDIFEADDLTLVNLENAFTTGRRGADKRCVFSAPPSYAEILPLGGVEAVNTANNHSHDYGVAGYEDTLRALDAQDIVYCGTKRPAYVEVGGELRVALFGRAAPKLDSLSGLLGEIRQAKKDGCDLVIVSLHWGIEYEKEQNIEQKRIAHKLVQGGADVIVGHHPHILQGIEIYKGVPIFYSLGNFCFGGNIDPPDWDTMIVQITAEKAEEGARLTSIKLIPCRISDATGDEQDFQPVPVRGERAEEILKKVARYSRDVPAELFEVGETLL, encoded by the coding sequence ATGCGATGGACGGGGAGGGGACGGCAGGACGCCCTGCGGGGGCTGCTGCTCGCGCTTTGCCTGCTGCTTGCGCCCTGCATGGCGCGGGCGCAGGTGCGCATCTCGTTTGCGGGAGACTGCACGCTGGGCACGAACCGCGGCCTGGAGGGGCGGGCGGAGCACTTCGTGAAGCGCGTCGAAAAAGAGGGCTTCGACTGGCCCTTTCTCGCCGTGAAGGACATCTTCGAGGCGGACGACCTGACGCTGGTGAACCTGGAAAACGCCTTTACGACCGGGCGGCGGGGGGCCGACAAGCGGTGCGTGTTCTCCGCGCCGCCGTCATATGCGGAAATTTTGCCGCTGGGGGGTGTCGAGGCGGTGAATACCGCCAACAACCACTCGCACGACTACGGCGTGGCGGGGTATGAGGACACGCTGCGCGCGCTGGACGCGCAGGACATCGTCTACTGCGGCACCAAACGGCCCGCTTACGTAGAGGTGGGCGGCGAGCTCCGCGTCGCGCTGTTCGGCCGCGCGGCCCCCAAGCTGGACAGCCTCTCGGGGCTGCTTGGGGAAATCCGGCAGGCGAAGAAGGACGGGTGCGACCTGGTGATCGTCTCCCTGCATTGGGGCATCGAGTACGAAAAGGAACAGAACATCGAGCAAAAGCGCATCGCGCACAAGCTCGTGCAGGGCGGCGCAGACGTGATCGTGGGGCACCACCCGCACATCCTGCAGGGGATCGAGATCTACAAGGGCGTGCCGATCTTTTACAGCCTGGGGAACTTCTGCTTCGGCGGAAACATCGACCCGCCGGACTGGGATACGATGATCGTGCAGATCACCGCGGAAAAGGCGGAGGAAGGCGCACGCCTCACCTCCATCAAGCTCATACCCTGCCGCATTTCCGACGCGACGGGCGACGAGCAGGACTTTCAGCCCGTGCCCGTGCGGGGCGAGCGCGCGGAAGAGATTTTAAAAAAGGTCGCGCGCTACTCTAGGGACGTGCCCGCGGAGCTGTTCGAGGTGGGGGAGACGCTGCTCTGA
- a CDS encoding GntR family transcriptional regulator: MTLYQKIYEELSEQIRSGFYGIGDALPTEMELVARYGVSRITVKKSLDMLVKEGIVERIAGRGSFVRARPEDKKPPEASRVRHIGLILPNLLNDFNVLLFAGMEKTCNRHTVLSCRISDGNYLNEGKLIQEFRQNGFDGLIISPSYHKAYSNELLSLVLDNYPVVLLDTTVKAVSVSSVCTDHRRAARKGMEYLIAQGHRDIGIICANRDQLSAPSERSLGVMDACMGSDASMGGVAWLDTVNSLDGMQGGYEQDVEKIAAFVRANPRMTVLYCFGYNLALLAKAALERLGMRIPQDMSMLCFDRPIQCHPGKRQFTHICQRADALCATAMELVLRMCEGDRELHRVLVDADLVDCGTVRRLDAQ; the protein is encoded by the coding sequence ATGACGCTCTATCAGAAGATATATGAGGAGCTTTCGGAACAAATCCGCAGCGGCTTTTACGGGATTGGAGACGCATTGCCCACGGAGATGGAGCTGGTCGCGCGCTACGGCGTCAGCCGCATCACGGTCAAAAAGAGCCTGGACATGCTGGTCAAGGAGGGCATCGTGGAGCGGATCGCCGGGCGGGGGTCGTTCGTGCGGGCGCGTCCCGAGGATAAAAAACCCCCGGAGGCGTCCCGGGTGCGCCATATCGGCCTGATTTTGCCCAACCTGCTCAACGACTTCAACGTGCTGCTCTTCGCGGGCATGGAAAAGACCTGCAACCGGCATACGGTCCTTTCCTGCCGGATTTCGGACGGCAACTACCTCAACGAAGGAAAGCTGATTCAGGAGTTTCGCCAGAACGGTTTCGACGGCCTGATCATATCGCCGAGCTATCACAAGGCCTACAGCAACGAGCTGCTCTCGCTCGTGCTCGACAATTACCCCGTCGTCCTGCTGGACACGACGGTCAAGGCGGTTTCCGTGTCCAGCGTGTGCACGGATCACCGCCGTGCGGCCCGGAAGGGCATGGAATACCTGATCGCCCAGGGGCACCGCGACATCGGCATCATCTGCGCCAACCGGGACCAGCTTTCCGCGCCCTCGGAGCGCTCGCTGGGGGTGATGGACGCCTGCATGGGCTCCGACGCGTCGATGGGCGGCGTGGCGTGGCTGGATACGGTCAATTCGCTCGACGGAATGCAGGGCGGCTATGAGCAGGACGTCGAAAAGATCGCCGCCTTTGTGCGGGCAAACCCGCGGATGACCGTGCTGTATTGCTTTGGGTACAACCTGGCGCTGCTCGCGAAGGCCGCGCTGGAGCGGCTGGGCATGCGGATTCCGCAGGACATGTCGATGCTCTGCTTCGACCGCCCGATTCAGTGCCACCCGGGAAAGAGGCAGTTTACGCACATCTGCCAGCGGGCGGACGCGCTTTGCGCGACCGCGATGGAGCTGGTGCTGCGGATGTGCGAGGGGGATCGGGAGCTGCACCGCGTACTGGTGGATGCGGACCTCGTCGATTGCGGAACCGTTCGCAGGCTGGATGCGCAGTAA
- a CDS encoding extracellular solute-binding protein — protein MKKLLTWVVVCALCLGMVSFAQAEGSTLQVACSETNRWIPVMAEKYMEQHPDVKVELIPISSTSGDMYTKMSMMMMSPETSPDVITEDGFMVNSDAAAGYLEKLDDRVANWADWDQFVEAVKAGGYGEDGSVYGIPTSTDVQVLYYSKTLMQKIGKELPWQPKDWAEMLDAARAIKALGDEETYPMFLYLSKVTGEQTSMRTFQTLMSGTGVELYDAKEGKWLVDKKAIGDVLTFLKAAVDEELVTPFSLASNSRVEDILNSDIRMNAHLGFGIDGSWVPGNWRATGNFPWPEAMEEIGVAAVPTQFGQEPGYTTMSGGWTLALCKNGDEKDLGWDFIAFCASKEGLLENNQLSGDMTPRMDVAADPSYTSMEHSIYDLTTTYLEFTHFRPTYDNYPAVSTLIQEMCESIATGSMNVEQALNQYISEMQRVVGEENVIVR, from the coding sequence ATGAAAAAACTGTTGACGTGGGTCGTCGTATGTGCGCTGTGCCTCGGCATGGTCTCTTTTGCGCAGGCGGAGGGCAGCACCCTGCAGGTCGCGTGTTCCGAGACGAACCGATGGATTCCGGTCATGGCGGAAAAGTACATGGAGCAGCACCCGGACGTGAAGGTGGAGCTCATCCCGATTTCCTCGACGTCCGGCGACATGTACACCAAGATGAGCATGATGATGATGTCTCCGGAGACGAGCCCGGACGTCATCACGGAGGACGGGTTCATGGTCAATTCCGACGCGGCCGCCGGCTATCTGGAGAAGCTGGACGATCGCGTGGCCAACTGGGCGGATTGGGATCAGTTTGTAGAGGCGGTCAAGGCCGGCGGCTACGGCGAGGACGGCAGCGTCTACGGCATTCCCACCTCTACGGACGTGCAGGTGCTCTACTACAGCAAGACCCTGATGCAGAAGATCGGCAAGGAGCTGCCCTGGCAGCCCAAGGACTGGGCCGAAATGCTCGACGCGGCCCGCGCCATCAAGGCGCTGGGGGACGAGGAAACCTACCCCATGTTCCTCTATCTGAGCAAGGTGACGGGCGAGCAGACCTCCATGCGCACGTTCCAGACCCTGATGAGCGGCACGGGCGTGGAGCTCTACGACGCGAAGGAGGGCAAGTGGCTGGTCGATAAGAAGGCGATCGGCGACGTGCTGACGTTCCTCAAGGCCGCGGTGGACGAGGAGCTGGTCACCCCCTTCAGCCTGGCGAGCAACTCCCGCGTGGAGGACATCCTCAATTCCGACATCCGCATGAACGCGCACCTGGGATTCGGCATCGACGGCAGCTGGGTGCCCGGCAACTGGCGCGCGACGGGCAACTTCCCCTGGCCGGAGGCGATGGAGGAGATCGGCGTCGCGGCGGTGCCGACACAGTTCGGGCAGGAGCCCGGCTACACGACCATGTCCGGCGGCTGGACGCTCGCGCTGTGCAAGAACGGCGACGAGAAGGATCTGGGCTGGGACTTCATCGCCTTCTGCGCGAGCAAGGAAGGGCTGCTTGAAAACAACCAGCTCAGCGGCGACATGACCCCGCGCATGGACGTGGCGGCCGACCCGTCTTACACCTCCATGGAACACAGCATCTATGACCTGACGACGACGTACCTGGAGTTCACGCACTTCCGCCCCACGTACGACAACTATCCTGCGGTTTCCACGCTCATTCAGGAGATGTGCGAGAGCATCGCGACCGGTTCCATGAACGTGGAACAGGCGCTGAACCAGTACATCAGCGAGATGCAGCGCGTGGTGGGCGAGGAAAACGTGATCGTGCGCTGA
- a CDS encoding ABC transporter permease subunit gives MTQTWKASRPKWYQSQGFRTLLFLFPTLVLLGTLFIIPIFMTVGYSMTNLTLTGSASKAFEFVGFRNFANMFQNPKFIIAMKNTFIFLFFSAILGQMVFGFLLASMMQHKPVGFRRFAGLSVIVGWVTPEVICAICFSAFFADKGTLNTIIRALGFKPISWLVTFPMASVIIANIWKGCAYSMMMYQAALDNIPDELLEAARVDGASPLTQLVRIKIPLIKNTIATNLVLITLATLGVFSLIYTMTAGGPSNKTTTLSILMYQEAFINYQLGYGTAISMIILGIGIVLSLCYLKLLQGERKPRERRRAS, from the coding sequence ATGACGCAGACCTGGAAGGCGTCAAGGCCGAAGTGGTATCAATCGCAGGGCTTTCGGACGCTGCTCTTTTTGTTCCCGACGCTCGTGCTGCTCGGCACGCTCTTCATCATCCCGATTTTTATGACGGTCGGCTATTCAATGACCAACCTGACGCTGACGGGCTCCGCGTCCAAGGCGTTTGAATTCGTCGGATTCCGCAACTTCGCCAACATGTTCCAGAACCCGAAGTTCATCATCGCGATGAAGAACACGTTCATCTTCCTGTTCTTTTCCGCGATCCTGGGGCAGATGGTCTTCGGCTTCCTGCTCGCGAGCATGATGCAGCACAAGCCCGTCGGGTTCAGGCGCTTTGCCGGGCTCAGCGTGATCGTCGGCTGGGTGACGCCGGAGGTCATCTGCGCGATCTGCTTTTCCGCCTTCTTCGCGGACAAGGGGACGCTCAACACGATCATCAGGGCGCTCGGCTTCAAGCCCATCTCGTGGCTGGTCACGTTCCCGATGGCCAGCGTGATCATCGCGAATATCTGGAAGGGCTGCGCGTATTCGATGATGATGTATCAGGCCGCGCTGGACAACATCCCGGACGAGCTGCTGGAGGCCGCGCGCGTGGACGGCGCCTCGCCGCTGACGCAGCTTGTGCGCATCAAGATTCCGCTCATCAAGAACACGATCGCGACGAATCTGGTGCTCATCACCCTAGCGACGCTCGGCGTCTTTTCGCTGATCTACACCATGACGGCGGGCGGCCCCTCCAACAAGACGACGACGCTTTCCATCCTGATGTATCAGGAAGCGTTCATCAACTACCAGCTGGGCTATGGGACGGCCATTTCCATGATCATCCTGGGCATCGGCATCGTATTGAGCCTGTGCTACCTGAAGCTGCTGCAGGGCGAAAGAAAGCCGCGGGAAAGGAGGAGGGCGTCGTGA
- a CDS encoding ABC transporter permease subunit codes for MKKKLKRAQITGAASYVALTVVAAAFLLPLLWVVLASVTPKPTQAVKIPDRLTLDNFVRVLTDGSILRAFLNGLLLSGGQMLIVVFCAVCAAYPLSRYSLKFNQHFLLVLLFMTSLPISAVMVPTYHLFIRLNLVDSLPGTMLFMAATSLPYAVWMMKNFMDNVPVELEEAARVDGASTPQCIRRVVLPLMIPGLCTVGIYTFINSWGSFFAPYILLQSPSKIPASVKIYSFFGYYGQLEFGPLAAYSILYMLPSFMLYFLAQNYMSQGFALSGANKG; via the coding sequence ATGAAGAAGAAATTGAAGAGGGCGCAGATCACCGGCGCCGCGAGCTACGTCGCGCTGACGGTCGTGGCGGCGGCCTTTCTGCTGCCGCTGCTGTGGGTGGTGCTCGCCTCCGTGACGCCCAAGCCCACGCAGGCGGTCAAAATCCCGGATCGGCTTACGCTGGACAACTTCGTTCGGGTCCTGACGGACGGCAGCATCCTGCGCGCGTTCCTGAACGGCCTGCTGCTCTCCGGCGGGCAGATGCTGATCGTGGTCTTCTGCGCGGTCTGCGCGGCCTACCCGCTTTCGCGCTACAGCCTCAAATTCAACCAGCACTTTTTGCTGGTGCTCCTGTTCATGACCTCGCTTCCGATCTCTGCGGTCATGGTGCCTACCTACCACCTCTTCATCCGCCTGAACCTCGTCGATTCGCTGCCCGGCACGATGCTTTTCATGGCCGCGACCTCGCTGCCCTACGCGGTGTGGATGATGAAGAACTTCATGGACAACGTGCCGGTCGAGCTGGAGGAGGCGGCGCGCGTGGACGGGGCGAGCACGCCCCAGTGCATCCGCCGCGTGGTGCTGCCCCTGATGATTCCGGGGCTGTGCACGGTGGGCATCTACACGTTCATCAACAGCTGGGGCAGCTTCTTTGCGCCGTACATCCTGCTGCAATCGCCGTCGAAGATTCCGGCGTCGGTCAAGATCTACAGCTTTTTCGGCTACTACGGGCAGCTCGAGTTCGGCCCGCTCGCGGCGTATTCCATCCTGTACATGCTGCCCTCGTTCATGCTGTACTTCCTGGCGCAGAATTACATGTCGCAGGGCTTCGCGCTCAGCGGGGCGAATAAAGGATAA
- a CDS encoding glycoside hydrolase family 38 C-terminal domain-containing protein: MNTMHMIGNGHIDPVWLWDWREGLQEVKATFRSALDRMNEFDGFVFTASSAALYEWVEHSDPAMFEEIRRRVREGRWAIVGGWYVEPDCNIPCDESFARHALISQRYFQEKFGKTCTVGYTIDSFGHCGTLPQMLRCAGMDSYVFMRPGPHEKYLPSRLFTWESDDGSRVTAFQLPFEYCAYRDLEGHIDACRLEMPASADRMMCFYGVGNHGGGPTIENIRTILARQEAGEEIAFSDPAAFFAEVRAGGVELPVVHDDLQHHAPGCYSVHSGVKRMNRSAENLLLKAEKISTIAFMQGLMPECRAFERGWKDVLFNQFHDTLAGTALSRAYADAQDAFGEARSIAGRAMNQGMQALSWRVEIPKDEDTLPAFVMNPHPWPVRENVEIEGRFHGQQTPYTISVEDDAGAKVECQMIPSDVKVNGVFRVTFVAELPPMGYRVYSLRKVEGSSPRVIQGAPCLKIENSRYRLAFDEKTGGLASLYDKQSRLEFLSGVSAVPTVLDDPTDTWAHGNLFFDREIGAFEPESIRLVEDGPVRRVLRVTSRYGRSSVRQDFVMTEGLETIEVRVRVNWQERRRALKLYFTLNQAQPRAVYEVPFGVKSREANGSEEAYQKWLDVSGQVSWDDRRIAGLGILNDGKYSASVRLNKVGFTVLRSPVYAHHDPYQLSPEEDVQVVDQGEQSFTYRLLPHLQTWRESGVVRRALELNQPAEHLIETFHPGDLPRARSFAALHSDHVILTALKRAEEGDGMIVRLYEAEGRAEDTTLEVGARSVPVRLKPWEIVTLLLPDDPSKDCARVDFMEWRA, translated from the coding sequence ATGAATACCATGCACATGATCGGAAACGGACATATCGATCCCGTGTGGCTCTGGGACTGGCGCGAGGGCCTGCAGGAGGTCAAGGCGACGTTCCGCTCGGCGCTCGACCGCATGAACGAATTTGACGGCTTCGTGTTTACCGCGAGCTCCGCGGCGCTGTACGAGTGGGTGGAGCACAGCGACCCCGCCATGTTCGAGGAGATTCGCCGCAGGGTGCGGGAGGGGCGCTGGGCCATCGTCGGCGGGTGGTATGTGGAGCCGGACTGCAACATCCCCTGCGACGAGTCGTTCGCGCGCCACGCGCTGATCTCGCAGCGGTACTTTCAGGAGAAGTTCGGCAAGACCTGCACGGTTGGCTACACCATCGACAGCTTCGGCCATTGCGGCACGCTGCCGCAGATGCTGCGTTGCGCGGGGATGGATTCGTACGTGTTCATGCGGCCGGGGCCGCATGAAAAATACCTGCCCTCCCGCCTGTTCACCTGGGAGAGCGACGACGGATCGCGCGTGACCGCGTTTCAGCTTCCGTTTGAATACTGCGCGTATCGCGACCTGGAGGGGCACATCGACGCGTGCAGGCTGGAAATGCCCGCGTCCGCGGACAGGATGATGTGCTTTTACGGGGTGGGCAACCACGGCGGCGGGCCGACCATCGAAAACATCCGGACGATCCTCGCGCGTCAGGAGGCGGGGGAGGAAATCGCCTTTTCGGACCCGGCGGCCTTCTTTGCCGAGGTGCGGGCGGGCGGCGTCGAGCTGCCGGTGGTGCACGACGACCTGCAGCACCACGCACCGGGCTGCTACAGCGTGCACTCCGGCGTGAAGCGCATGAACCGCAGCGCGGAAAACCTGCTGCTGAAGGCCGAAAAGATCAGCACGATCGCCTTCATGCAGGGCCTGATGCCCGAATGCCGCGCGTTTGAGCGCGGCTGGAAGGACGTGCTGTTCAACCAGTTTCACGACACCCTTGCCGGAACGGCCCTCAGCCGGGCCTACGCGGACGCGCAGGACGCGTTCGGGGAGGCGCGGTCGATCGCCGGCCGGGCGATGAACCAGGGAATGCAGGCGCTGAGCTGGCGTGTGGAGATTCCGAAGGACGAGGACACGCTGCCGGCATTCGTGATGAACCCGCACCCCTGGCCCGTGCGCGAGAACGTCGAGATCGAGGGGCGTTTTCACGGTCAGCAGACACCTTACACGATCAGCGTGGAGGACGACGCGGGCGCAAAAGTCGAGTGCCAGATGATCCCGTCGGACGTCAAGGTCAACGGCGTCTTCCGCGTGACGTTCGTGGCGGAGCTCCCGCCGATGGGCTACCGCGTGTACAGCCTGCGCAAGGTGGAGGGGAGCAGCCCCAGGGTGATCCAAGGCGCGCCCTGCCTGAAGATCGAAAACAGCCGGTACCGGCTTGCCTTCGACGAGAAGACCGGCGGGCTCGCCTCGCTTTACGACAAGCAGAGCAGGCTGGAATTCCTGAGCGGGGTGTCCGCCGTGCCCACGGTGCTGGATGACCCCACGGACACCTGGGCGCACGGGAACCTCTTCTTCGACCGCGAGATCGGCGCCTTCGAGCCCGAGAGCATCCGCCTGGTGGAGGACGGGCCCGTGCGCAGGGTGCTGCGCGTCACGTCGCGCTACGGCCGCTCGTCCGTGCGTCAGGACTTCGTGATGACGGAGGGGCTGGAGACCATCGAGGTCCGCGTCCGCGTCAACTGGCAGGAGCGGCGCCGGGCGCTCAAGCTGTACTTCACGCTCAACCAGGCGCAGCCGCGCGCGGTCTACGAGGTGCCCTTCGGCGTCAAGAGCCGCGAGGCGAACGGGTCGGAGGAGGCGTATCAGAAGTGGCTGGACGTGAGCGGCCAGGTCTCCTGGGACGACCGGCGGATCGCCGGGCTGGGCATCCTGAACGACGGAAAGTACAGCGCCTCCGTCCGGCTGAACAAGGTGGGCTTTACCGTGCTCAGAAGCCCGGTCTACGCGCACCACGATCCCTATCAGCTTTCGCCGGAGGAGGACGTGCAGGTCGTCGATCAGGGCGAGCAGAGCTTTACGTATCGCCTCCTGCCGCACCTTCAGACCTGGCGGGAGAGCGGCGTCGTGCGCCGGGCGCTGGAGCTGAACCAGCCCGCCGAGCACCTGATCGAGACGTTCCACCCCGGGGACCTGCCGCGCGCGCGTTCGTTTGCCGCGCTGCACTCGGATCACGTGATCCTGACGGCCCTGAAGCGCGCGGAGGAGGGGGATGGCATGATCGTGCGGCTCTACGAGGCGGAGGGCCGGGCAGAGGATACGACGCTGGAGGTCGGCGCGAGGAGCGTGCCCGTGCGCCTGAAGCCCTGGGAGATCGTCACGCTCCTCCTGCCGGACGACCCGTCGAAGGACTGCGCGCGCGTCGACTTCATGGAATGGCGCGCCTGA
- a CDS encoding SIS domain-containing protein — protein MMNEACALLVEERIAARPELAPLRASIDAAYGLLSDCVAGGGKVLVCGNGGSAADSEHIVGELMKSFRLPRPLPAPVRERLAALCPEEAEDLERHLQSPIEAISLVSQTALFTAYCNDVSADFCFAQQVLGYGKPGDVLVGLTTSGGSRSVLHALRVARALGVRTVALTGSREGPADALCDAVIHALQEETYKVQEIHQVVYHLLCQMLEEEFFGGAS, from the coding sequence ATGATGAATGAAGCGTGCGCGCTCCTGGTGGAAGAACGCATCGCCGCACGCCCGGAGCTCGCGCCCCTGCGCGCGTCGATTGACGCAGCCTATGGCCTGCTGAGCGATTGCGTCGCCGGGGGCGGCAAGGTCCTGGTGTGCGGAAACGGCGGCAGCGCGGCGGACAGCGAGCATATCGTCGGGGAGCTGATGAAGAGCTTTCGCCTCCCGCGGCCGCTGCCCGCGCCCGTGCGCGAGAGGCTGGCCGCGCTGTGCCCGGAAGAGGCGGAGGACCTGGAAAGGCACCTGCAATCGCCGATCGAAGCGATCTCCCTCGTGAGCCAGACGGCGCTTTTTACCGCCTACTGCAACGACGTATCGGCGGACTTCTGCTTTGCCCAGCAGGTGCTGGGTTACGGAAAGCCCGGGGACGTGCTCGTGGGCCTTACGACCTCCGGCGGCTCCAGAAGCGTGCTCCATGCGCTTCGCGTAGCCCGGGCGCTGGGCGTGCGGACGGTCGCCCTGACGGGCAGCAGGGAGGGCCCGGCGGATGCGCTGTGCGACGCGGTCATTCACGCGCTGCAGGAGGAAACCTACAAGGTGCAGGAGATCCATCAGGTCGTATATCATCTGCTCTGCCAGATGCTGGAGGAAGAATTCTTTGGAGGGGCGTCGTAA
- a CDS encoding ROK family protein — protein sequence MKGIIGLDIGGTKCAVLIASVEGEIRILEREQFDTPKKGGFSAVYEKLCEGIERLAARNRQVEPAGIGVSCGGPLDSRRGVILSPPNLPGWDEIYLPRMLRERYGLPAFIMNDANACALTEWKLGAGRGTQDMVFLTMGTGMGAGIIAGGRLLIGASDMAGEVGHIRLSDDGPIGFGKAGSFEGFCSGGGIARLAQAAAREAAAGGAPLDFAPDEERILAITARSLAEAAKGGSEAARAIYAQVGARLGQGIALLCDLLNPECVVIGSIFVRAQELLRPSMERVLEREALCHSRRVLRVVPAQTGEALGDLASIMTAVYNLGLNAE from the coding sequence ATGAAAGGCATCATCGGTCTGGACATCGGCGGGACGAAGTGCGCGGTGCTGATTGCATCCGTAGAAGGCGAAATCCGAATCCTGGAGCGCGAGCAGTTTGACACGCCGAAAAAGGGCGGGTTTTCTGCGGTGTACGAGAAGCTCTGCGAAGGAATCGAGCGGCTTGCCGCGCGCAACCGGCAGGTCGAACCCGCGGGCATCGGCGTGAGCTGCGGCGGACCGCTCGACAGCCGTCGCGGGGTCATTCTCTCGCCGCCCAACCTGCCGGGCTGGGATGAAATCTATCTGCCGCGGATGCTGCGCGAGCGGTACGGCCTCCCGGCCTTCATCATGAACGACGCGAACGCCTGCGCGCTCACCGAGTGGAAACTCGGCGCGGGGCGCGGCACGCAGGATATGGTGTTCCTCACCATGGGCACGGGCATGGGCGCGGGCATCATCGCCGGCGGACGGCTGCTGATCGGCGCCAGCGACATGGCGGGGGAGGTCGGGCATATCCGGCTTTCGGACGACGGCCCCATCGGCTTTGGCAAGGCCGGATCATTTGAGGGCTTTTGCAGCGGCGGCGGCATCGCCCGTCTGGCGCAGGCGGCGGCGAGAGAGGCCGCCGCGGGCGGGGCTCCGCTTGACTTCGCGCCGGACGAGGAGCGCATCTTGGCCATCACGGCCAGGAGCCTCGCGGAGGCGGCAAAGGGTGGAAGCGAGGCCGCCCGGGCGATTTACGCGCAGGTCGGCGCCCGCCTCGGGCAGGGAATCGCCCTGCTGTGCGACCTGCTGAACCCGGAGTGCGTCGTAATCGGCAGCATCTTCGTGCGGGCGCAGGAGCTCCTGCGCCCGTCGATGGAGCGCGTGCTGGAGCGGGAAGCGCTCTGCCACAGCCGCCGGGTGCTCCGCGTGGTGCCCGCGCAGACCGGCGAAGCGCTGGGCGACCTGGCCAGTATCATGACGGCCGTTTACAACCTGGGGTTGAACGCGGAGTAA